In Candidatus Acidulodesulfobacterium acidiphilum, the following proteins share a genomic window:
- a CDS encoding sugar transferase yields the protein MLSQRSKILAQYFYIISVIFICGAFFLSFITYNLITPLIIGYRLYSIDFYLWLLAPIAFIFYFLLFLFRMYLNLNTESFKSDVIKLFEITVISIFLIYAVLFMFKVAYVSRLFIGYFSIYSFLSLILADYAGRKLSVKLKRRGYSIRNIVLVKGDKNSEGVGCEGEGKNKRQNGMSIRDIIISSEYLGIKLVKETDKNDLSGLIDFVINNPVDEVIFDIKGGEIADIKEATLLLEEKGIAVKIPTNFIPFKYSKVAFEKVGNYPVISFYTSPEDDIRLFVKRLIDIIGSVFAIFIFLVPSIIIAVLIKLDSKGSVLYKSKRIGKNGRLFTFYKFRTMYEGSDELREELIKDFSKDGIEIKLKNDPRITRIGKILRKTSFDEIPQFYNVLRGDMSLVGPRPPMPDEVKKYSIRQRRRISMKPGITCLWQISGRSMLSFEDRVELDLKYIDEWTLKLDFIIILKTIPAVLFAKGAL from the coding sequence ATGTTATCCCAAAGAAGTAAAATTCTTGCCCAGTATTTTTATATAATTTCCGTTATTTTTATTTGCGGCGCTTTTTTTCTGTCTTTTATTACTTATAACCTGATAACCCCTCTGATAATAGGATATAGGCTTTATTCAATCGATTTTTATCTATGGCTTTTAGCCCCGATAGCTTTTATTTTTTATTTTTTACTATTTTTATTTAGAATGTATTTAAATTTAAATACGGAAAGTTTTAAATCGGACGTAATAAAGCTTTTTGAGATAACCGTAATATCGATATTTCTAATTTACGCCGTTCTTTTTATGTTTAAGGTAGCTTATGTATCAAGGCTTTTTATAGGATATTTTTCTATATATTCATTTTTGTCGCTAATCCTTGCCGATTACGCAGGAAGAAAACTATCGGTAAAACTTAAGAGACGGGGATACTCGATAAGAAATATAGTTCTGGTAAAAGGAGATAAAAACTCTGAGGGTGTAGGATGCGAAGGCGAAGGAAAAAATAAACGTCAAAACGGCATGAGCATAAGAGATATTATTATATCGAGCGAATATCTGGGTATAAAATTAGTTAAGGAAACCGACAAAAATGATTTAAGCGGACTGATAGATTTTGTTATAAATAATCCGGTGGACGAAGTTATATTCGACATAAAGGGCGGTGAAATTGCCGACATAAAAGAAGCTACCTTACTGCTTGAAGAAAAAGGTATAGCCGTTAAGATACCGACTAACTTTATACCTTTTAAATATTCAAAAGTAGCTTTTGAAAAAGTAGGAAATTATCCCGTTATTTCATTTTATACGTCGCCGGAAGACGATATCAGGCTTTTTGTAAAAAGATTGATAGATATAATAGGCTCGGTTTTTGCGATTTTTATATTTTTAGTTCCATCTATAATTATAGCCGTTTTAATTAAATTGGATTCTAAAGGAAGCGTTTTATACAAAAGCAAAAGAATAGGAAAAAACGGAAGACTTTTTACTTTTTATAAGTTTAGGACTATGTATGAAGGCAGCGATGAACTAAGAGAAGAACTTATAAAAGATTTTAGTAAAGACGGAATTGAAATAAAACTGAAAAACGACCCAAGAATTACCCGAATAGGCAAAATTTTGAGAAAAACCAGTTTTGACGAAATACCGCAATTTTATAACGTTTTAAGGGGGGATATGAGTCTTGTAGGCCCTAGACCGCCTATGCCCGACGAAGTAAAAAAATATTCCATAAGACAGAGGCGGAGGATTTCTATGAAGCCCGGCATTACCTGTCTGTGGCAGATTAGCGGAAGAAGCATGCTGAGTTTTGAGGATAGGGTAGAATTAGACTTAAAATATATCGACGAATGGACGTTAAAATTAGATTTTATAATTATTTTAAAAACCATTCCCGCCGTTTTATTTGCAAAAGGAGCGCTTTAA
- a CDS encoding aconitate hydratase yields the protein MGQSLTYKILSSHLVGGNLKQGEEIALKIDRTLTQDATGTMAYLQFEAIGVPKVKTDLSVSYIDHNTLQTGFENADDHRFLQTIAAKYGIFYSKAGNGICHQVNLERFGIPGKTLLGSDSHTPTAGGIGMIAIGAGGLDVAVAMGGGAFYMNVPKVVLVKLSGKLHDFVSAKDVILELLRRLTVKGGVGRIFEYGGEGVKTLSVPERAVITNMGAELGATTSVFPSDERTMEFLKAEGRIQDYTPISADEDAVYDEIIEIDLSSLEPLAAKPHMPDQVVKVSELKDVKVDQSAIGSCTNSSYADLMTVAAILKGKKVHPDVSLVISPGSKQVFEMIAKNGALADLIASGARILESTCGPCIGMGQAPRSGAVSLRTFNRNFEGRSGTKDAKIYLVSPQTAAASALTGYITDPRTLGKAPEIKMPEKFDIDDSMIIPPSTKPEEVEVYRGPNIQPLPVQQKLPESISGNVLLKVGDNITTDHIMPAGSKILPLRSNIPAISKYVFETVDPAFSERALKEKGGFVIGGENYGQGSSREHAALAPMYLGVKAVIAKSFARIHFANLINFGILPLIFENPADYDKIKQGDELIAPNILKELSERKPVTFINKSQGNAEYKFKYNLTDRQVKIIKEGGLLNETKALHKHF from the coding sequence ATGGGACAGAGTTTAACGTACAAAATTTTAAGCTCGCATCTTGTCGGCGGAAATTTAAAACAGGGAGAAGAAATTGCATTAAAAATCGATAGGACGCTTACGCAGGACGCTACCGGAACTATGGCATATCTGCAGTTCGAAGCAATAGGCGTACCTAAGGTAAAAACCGATTTGTCGGTCAGCTATATAGACCATAACACTCTGCAGACCGGTTTTGAAAATGCCGACGACCACAGATTTCTGCAGACGATAGCGGCAAAATACGGAATATTTTATTCTAAAGCCGGAAACGGAATATGCCATCAGGTTAATTTGGAAAGATTCGGCATTCCGGGAAAGACGCTTCTGGGTTCCGACAGCCATACGCCGACCGCCGGCGGAATAGGAATGATAGCTATAGGCGCAGGAGGGCTCGACGTTGCGGTTGCGATGGGCGGCGGGGCGTTTTATATGAATGTTCCCAAAGTCGTTCTGGTTAAACTTTCCGGAAAACTGCATGATTTTGTTTCGGCGAAAGACGTTATTTTAGAACTTTTAAGAAGGCTGACCGTTAAAGGCGGCGTAGGCAGAATTTTTGAATACGGCGGCGAAGGAGTAAAAACGCTAAGCGTTCCAGAAAGAGCGGTTATTACCAATATGGGCGCCGAACTCGGCGCGACTACATCCGTTTTTCCTAGCGACGAAAGAACTATGGAATTTTTAAAAGCCGAAGGAAGAATTCAGGATTATACGCCTATTTCCGCAGACGAAGATGCCGTTTACGACGAGATTATAGAAATTGATTTAAGTTCGCTCGAACCGCTTGCGGCAAAACCTCATATGCCCGACCAGGTAGTAAAAGTAAGCGAATTAAAAGACGTAAAGGTGGACCAGTCCGCCATTGGAAGCTGCACTAATTCGTCTTATGCCGACTTGATGACGGTAGCCGCAATATTAAAAGGAAAAAAAGTGCATCCCGACGTCAGTCTCGTTATTTCGCCAGGTTCTAAACAGGTCTTTGAAATGATTGCAAAAAATGGAGCTCTTGCCGATTTAATAGCTTCAGGGGCAAGGATACTGGAATCGACTTGCGGACCATGTATAGGTATGGGGCAGGCTCCGCGTTCAGGCGCCGTTTCTTTAAGAACTTTTAACCGTAATTTTGAAGGACGGAGCGGAACTAAGGACGCAAAAATTTATCTTGTTTCGCCGCAGACAGCGGCGGCTTCTGCGCTTACCGGTTATATTACCGACCCGAGGACGCTTGGAAAAGCTCCGGAAATTAAAATGCCGGAAAAATTCGATATAGACGATTCAATGATAATCCCTCCTTCTACTAAGCCGGAAGAAGTCGAAGTTTACAGAGGGCCTAACATTCAACCGCTTCCAGTTCAGCAGAAACTTCCGGAATCGATATCCGGAAATGTTCTTCTCAAGGTAGGCGATAATATCACTACCGACCATATAATGCCGGCAGGCTCTAAAATACTTCCGCTTCGGTCTAATATCCCTGCCATTTCTAAATATGTATTTGAAACGGTGGATCCGGCTTTTTCGGAAAGAGCGCTAAAGGAGAAAGGCGGTTTCGTAATAGGCGGCGAAAACTACGGGCAGGGTTCGAGCAGGGAGCATGCGGCGCTTGCGCCTATGTATCTTGGAGTTAAAGCCGTAATAGCTAAATCTTTTGCCAGAATCCATTTTGCAAATTTAATAAATTTCGGTATATTGCCCCTTATATTTGAAAACCCAGCCGATTATGATAAAATAAAACAGGGAGACGAACTTATCGCCCCTAACATTTTAAAAGAATTAAGCGAGCGCAAGCCGGTTACTTTTATAAATAAAAGTCAGGGAAATGCCGAATATAAGTTTAAGTATAATTTAACGGACAGACAGGTTAAAATAATAAAAGAAGGCGGATTATTAAATGAAACAAAAGCTCTTCATAAGCATTTTTAA